One Xiphophorus maculatus strain JP 163 A chromosome 9, X_maculatus-5.0-male, whole genome shotgun sequence DNA segment encodes these proteins:
- the LOC102233819 gene encoding serine/threonine-protein kinase TNNI3K-like isoform X1, with the protein MGNYKSRPSQTCTDEWKKKVGESYSVIIEKLDDDFQLPESALADLHLAFSSDEAFQKVNVNYRTEKGLSLLHLCCVCEGNKAHMRTLILKGLRPSRLTRNGFTALHLAAYKDNAELVTELLHGGSDVQQVGYGALTALHVATLAGHHEAADILLQHGAFVNVQDAVFFTPLHIASYYGHEQVAKLLLKFGADVDASGEVGDRPLHLAAAKGFLDIINLLVGDGSKANVNARDNEEHVPLHFCARFGHHEIVHFLLQGSGEVQPHSVNIYGDTPLHLACYNGKFSAVKEMIQLSGTESFLKENIFSETPLHSACTYGKDLEMVKFLLGQNAMSINHQGRDGHTALHSACFHGHIRLVQFLLDNGADMNLVACDPSRSSGEKDEQTCLMWAYEKGHDAIVTLLKHYKRPDDSPCNEYSQPGGDGSYVSVPSPLGKIKSMTKEKAEVLVLRASLPSHFHLQLSELEFNEIIGSGSFGRVYRGKCRNKIVAIKRYRANTYCSKSDVDMFCREVSILCRLNHPCIIQFVGACLDDPSQFAIVTQYISGGSLFSLLHEQKRLIDLQSKLIIAIDVAKGMEYLHNLTQPIIHRDLNSHNILLYEDGHAVVADFGESRFLQSVDEDNLTKQPGNLRWMAPEVFTQCTRYSVKADMFSYALCLWELLTGEIPFAHLKPAAAAADMAYHHIRPPIGYSIPKPISALLMRGWNSCPEDRPEFSEVVSNLEECLSNIELMSPASSNSSGSLSPSSSSDCLLSRGGPGRSHVAALRSRFELEYALNTRAYAFWTQRTCIVLQLIDRQRTEVSHFVIFSERRRPSGGLSLEEIRRNMQFSPIDRNGYVSDPMSTMRFRSSFSSSGSFEDNS; encoded by the exons ATGGGAAACTACAAATCCAGACCATCTCAGACATGCACAG ATGAGTGGAAGAAGAAAGTGGGCGAGTCGTACTCTGTGATCATTGAGAAGCTGGACGACGACTTCCAGCTTCCAGAAAGTGCTCTGGCAGACCTCCACCTTGCTTTCAG CTCCGATGAGGCTTTCCAGAAGGTGAACGTGAACTACCGAACGGAGAAGGGGCTGTCGCTGCTGCatctctgctgtgtgtgtgaag GAAATAAAGCTCACATGCGTACCCTCATACTCAAAGGCCTGCGTCCTTCTAGACTCACCAGGAATGGCTTCACTGCACTCCACCTGGCTGCTTACAAG GACAACGCAGAGCTGGTGACTGAACTCCTGCATGGTGGGTCAGACGTGCAGCAGGTGGGATACGGGGCCCTCACAGCTCTGCATGTTGCTACATTGGCTGGGCATCATGAG GCTGCTGACATACTCCTACAGCATGGAGCttttgtcaacgttcaggacgCTGTGTTTTTCACTCCGCTACATATTGCCTCCTACTATGGTCATGAGCAG GTTGCAAAGCTACTGCTGAAGTTTGGGGCAGATGTGGACGCCAGCGGTGAGGTGGGGGACCGGCCGCTGCACCTGGCGGCAGCCAAAGGGTTTCTTGACATCATAAACCTGCTGGTGGGAGACGGTAGCAAAGCTAATG TAAATGCCCGAGACAATGAAGAACACGTTCCTCTCCACTTCTGCGCCCGTTTTGGTCACCATGAGATCgttcattttcttctccaaGGGAGCGGCGAAGTTCAGCCTCATTCTGTCAACATCTACGGGGACACACCGCTACACCT GGCTTGCTACAATGGCAAATTTAGTGCGGTGAAGGAGATGATACAGCTTTCTGGTACGGAAAGTTTCTTAAAGGAGAACATATTCAGTGAGACGCCACTTCACAG TGCATGTACTTACGGCAAAGACCTGGAGATGGTCAAATTCCTGCTGGGTCAGAACGCCATGAGCATCAATCATCAGGGCAGAGATGGCCACACAG CTCTTCACAGTGCCTGTTTCCATGGCCACATCCGCCTGGTGCAGTTTCTTCTGGACAACGGGGCCGACATGAACCTCGTGGCCTGTGATCCCAGCAGGTCCAGCGGGGAGAAAGACGAGCAGACTTGCCTGATGTGGGCTTACGAAaaag GTCACGATGCTATCGTCACCTTACTTAAACACTACAAACGTCCAGATGATTCCCCTTGTAATGAATACTCCCAGCCAGGAGGGG ACGGCTCCTATGTTTCAGTGCCATCTCCGCTTGGAAAAATCAAAAGCATGACTAAAG AAAAAGCTGAAGTGCTTGTGCTCCGGGCCAGCCTTCCATCTCATTTCCACCTTCAGCTGTCTGAGCTAGAGTTTAATGAAATTATCGGATCGG GCTCCTTTGGGAGAGTCTACAGAGGcaaatgcagaaacaaaattGTCGCCATAAAACG GTACAGAGCCAACACGTACTGCTCAAAGTCTGATGTGGACATGTTCTGCAGAGAGGTTTCCATCCTCTGTCGCCTCAATCACCCCTGTATCATCCAGTTTGTGGGAGCGTGCCTGGATGACCCCAGTCAGTTCGCCATCGTTACCCAGTACATCTCTGGAGGCTCGTTGTTCTCCCTGCTGCATGAGCAGAAGAG GCTCATCGACCTGCAGTCCAAGCTCATCATTGCCATCGACGTGGCCAAGGGCATGGAGTACCTGCACAACCTCACCCAGCCCATCATCCACCGGGACCTCAACAG TCACAATATCCTGCTCTATGAGGATGGACATGCAGTGGTGGCTGATTTTGGAG AATCAAGATTTTTACAATCGGTCGATGAAGATAACCTGACCAAGCAGCCAGGG AACCTGCGATGGATGGCTCCTGAAGTGTTCACCCAGTGCACCCGCTACTCGGTGAAGGCAGACATGTTCAGCTACGCCCTCTGTCTGTGGGAGCTGCTCACTGGAGAAATTCCTTTTGCACACCTGAAACCAG ctgctgctgctgcagacatGGCTTACCATCACATCAGGCCTCCTATTGGCTACTCAATCCCCAAACCCATCTCTGCTCTTCTCATGAGAGGCTGGAACTCCTGCCCAGAA GACAGGCCTGAATTCTCTGAAGTGGTTTCCAACTTGGAGGAATGTCTGAGCAACATTGAG TTGATGTCTCCGGCCTCCAGCAACAGCAGCGGCTCCCTTTcgccctcttcctcctctgactGTCTGCTGAGCCGAGGAGGACCCGGTCGAAGTCACGTGGCCGCCCTGCGCTCTCGTTTTGAGCTGGAGTACGCTCTCAACACCCGTGCCTACGCCTTCTGGACTCAGAG GACGTGTATTGTTTTGCAGCTGATTGACAGACAAAGGACTGAGGTTagtcattttgtcattttcagtgAGCGCCGCAGACCTTCTGGTGGACTTTCACTGGAGGAAATCAGGAGGAACATGCAATTCTCTCCTATTGATCGAAATG GGTATGTTTCTGATCCCATGAGCACCATGAGGTTCCGCTCGTCCttcagcagcagcggcagcttTGAAGACAATAGCTGA
- the LOC102233819 gene encoding serine/threonine-protein kinase TNNI3K-like isoform X2, with the protein MGNYKSRPSQTCTDEWKKKVGESYSVIIEKLDDDFQLPESALADLHLAFSSDEAFQKVNVNYRTEKGLSLLHLCCVCEGNKAHMRTLILKGLRPSRLTRNGFTALHLAAYKDNAELVTELLHGGSDVQQVGYGALTALHVATLAGHHEAADILLQHGAFVNVQDAVFFTPLHIASYYGHEQVAKLLLKFGADVDASGEVGDRPLHLAAAKGFLDIINLLVGDGSKANVNARDNEEHVPLHFCARFGHHEIVHFLLQGSGEVQPHSVNIYGDTPLHLACYNGKFSAVKEMIQLSGTESFLKENIFSETPLHSACTYGKDLEMVKFLLGQNAMSINHQGRDGHTALHSACFHGHIRLVQFLLDNGADMNLVACDPSRSSGEKDEQTCLMWAYEKGHDAIVTLLKHYKRPDDSPCNEYSQPGGDGSYVSVPSPLGKIKSMTKEKAEVLVLRASLPSHFHLQLSELEFNEIIGSGSFGRVYRGKCRNKIVAIKRYRANTYCSKSDVDMFCREVSILCRLNHPCIIQFVGACLDDPSQFAIVTQYISGGSLFSLLHEQKRLIDLQSKLIIAIDVAKGMEYLHNLTQPIIHRDLNSHNILLYEDGHAVVADFGESRFLQSVDEDNLTKQPGNLRWMAPEVFTQCTRYSVKADMFSYALCLWELLTGEIPFAHLKPAAAAADMAYHHIRPPIGYSIPKPISALLMRGWNSCPEDRPEFSEVVSNLEECLSNIELMSPASSNSSGSLSPSSSSDCLLSRGGPGRSHVAALRSRFELEYALNTRAYAFWTQSERRRPSGGLSLEEIRRNMQFSPIDRNGYVSDPMSTMRFRSSFSSSGSFEDNS; encoded by the exons ATGGGAAACTACAAATCCAGACCATCTCAGACATGCACAG ATGAGTGGAAGAAGAAAGTGGGCGAGTCGTACTCTGTGATCATTGAGAAGCTGGACGACGACTTCCAGCTTCCAGAAAGTGCTCTGGCAGACCTCCACCTTGCTTTCAG CTCCGATGAGGCTTTCCAGAAGGTGAACGTGAACTACCGAACGGAGAAGGGGCTGTCGCTGCTGCatctctgctgtgtgtgtgaag GAAATAAAGCTCACATGCGTACCCTCATACTCAAAGGCCTGCGTCCTTCTAGACTCACCAGGAATGGCTTCACTGCACTCCACCTGGCTGCTTACAAG GACAACGCAGAGCTGGTGACTGAACTCCTGCATGGTGGGTCAGACGTGCAGCAGGTGGGATACGGGGCCCTCACAGCTCTGCATGTTGCTACATTGGCTGGGCATCATGAG GCTGCTGACATACTCCTACAGCATGGAGCttttgtcaacgttcaggacgCTGTGTTTTTCACTCCGCTACATATTGCCTCCTACTATGGTCATGAGCAG GTTGCAAAGCTACTGCTGAAGTTTGGGGCAGATGTGGACGCCAGCGGTGAGGTGGGGGACCGGCCGCTGCACCTGGCGGCAGCCAAAGGGTTTCTTGACATCATAAACCTGCTGGTGGGAGACGGTAGCAAAGCTAATG TAAATGCCCGAGACAATGAAGAACACGTTCCTCTCCACTTCTGCGCCCGTTTTGGTCACCATGAGATCgttcattttcttctccaaGGGAGCGGCGAAGTTCAGCCTCATTCTGTCAACATCTACGGGGACACACCGCTACACCT GGCTTGCTACAATGGCAAATTTAGTGCGGTGAAGGAGATGATACAGCTTTCTGGTACGGAAAGTTTCTTAAAGGAGAACATATTCAGTGAGACGCCACTTCACAG TGCATGTACTTACGGCAAAGACCTGGAGATGGTCAAATTCCTGCTGGGTCAGAACGCCATGAGCATCAATCATCAGGGCAGAGATGGCCACACAG CTCTTCACAGTGCCTGTTTCCATGGCCACATCCGCCTGGTGCAGTTTCTTCTGGACAACGGGGCCGACATGAACCTCGTGGCCTGTGATCCCAGCAGGTCCAGCGGGGAGAAAGACGAGCAGACTTGCCTGATGTGGGCTTACGAAaaag GTCACGATGCTATCGTCACCTTACTTAAACACTACAAACGTCCAGATGATTCCCCTTGTAATGAATACTCCCAGCCAGGAGGGG ACGGCTCCTATGTTTCAGTGCCATCTCCGCTTGGAAAAATCAAAAGCATGACTAAAG AAAAAGCTGAAGTGCTTGTGCTCCGGGCCAGCCTTCCATCTCATTTCCACCTTCAGCTGTCTGAGCTAGAGTTTAATGAAATTATCGGATCGG GCTCCTTTGGGAGAGTCTACAGAGGcaaatgcagaaacaaaattGTCGCCATAAAACG GTACAGAGCCAACACGTACTGCTCAAAGTCTGATGTGGACATGTTCTGCAGAGAGGTTTCCATCCTCTGTCGCCTCAATCACCCCTGTATCATCCAGTTTGTGGGAGCGTGCCTGGATGACCCCAGTCAGTTCGCCATCGTTACCCAGTACATCTCTGGAGGCTCGTTGTTCTCCCTGCTGCATGAGCAGAAGAG GCTCATCGACCTGCAGTCCAAGCTCATCATTGCCATCGACGTGGCCAAGGGCATGGAGTACCTGCACAACCTCACCCAGCCCATCATCCACCGGGACCTCAACAG TCACAATATCCTGCTCTATGAGGATGGACATGCAGTGGTGGCTGATTTTGGAG AATCAAGATTTTTACAATCGGTCGATGAAGATAACCTGACCAAGCAGCCAGGG AACCTGCGATGGATGGCTCCTGAAGTGTTCACCCAGTGCACCCGCTACTCGGTGAAGGCAGACATGTTCAGCTACGCCCTCTGTCTGTGGGAGCTGCTCACTGGAGAAATTCCTTTTGCACACCTGAAACCAG ctgctgctgctgcagacatGGCTTACCATCACATCAGGCCTCCTATTGGCTACTCAATCCCCAAACCCATCTCTGCTCTTCTCATGAGAGGCTGGAACTCCTGCCCAGAA GACAGGCCTGAATTCTCTGAAGTGGTTTCCAACTTGGAGGAATGTCTGAGCAACATTGAG TTGATGTCTCCGGCCTCCAGCAACAGCAGCGGCTCCCTTTcgccctcttcctcctctgactGTCTGCTGAGCCGAGGAGGACCCGGTCGAAGTCACGTGGCCGCCCTGCGCTCTCGTTTTGAGCTGGAGTACGCTCTCAACACCCGTGCCTACGCCTTCTGGACTCAGAG tgAGCGCCGCAGACCTTCTGGTGGACTTTCACTGGAGGAAATCAGGAGGAACATGCAATTCTCTCCTATTGATCGAAATG GGTATGTTTCTGATCCCATGAGCACCATGAGGTTCCGCTCGTCCttcagcagcagcggcagcttTGAAGACAATAGCTGA
- the erich3 gene encoding glutamate-rich protein 3: MKQFTPGFLPAYNSLTDKHLADYFSNSRIRKHLLKAGLITRSGRIVPEKDYKHKLIQTANQNNVRECLAQAIFQKVLEREHYYQIEIKRKQADYERKQRVQRFKVERCKKYEEEMIRALTPCPPMTSKSMWTQFSVPLGKHFQSSDFPSLPRPNTAPGKMQRPVRLKPIQRRSYTALPRHISPYRKSTSFLESQPFNCLRSFKSRRRFTPKDNYPGLDRFCLPVTKNFIIPVPPETPPKVTPSSTIRSRRLRPSTSSSGVEEPPWLRTSVHQSRVRVTMVYFGKLVHLSDHPSILRDEIKVLQQHCGGENLCVYQGKLCEGDVFQFLSRRHKGFSFSLTFYQNGLLVERLSSCCEYKHSKGSRIGGRHGLFGFCSMEGASPCYKCILAMSMDRQPIPPPKKVKEEQSAASLKDEPGKESNASEEEAASDQAFESSHTPEMDTTVRKQSATSLKDENEMEAEATEEGAVSKQEYTSHQSPEMDTTVIEQSASVESNIINDYEEDFEADNESSMEETTLQEMKSQDEETEACEVEEEEDNGEENRSRSVSVMSGRCTEKTGVEATIPSEDEEKEDNTKEDNQAEAAAPVSKKVKWINEETSPGIVKSASVNNSELLDDAMDSTGIEIAATSVLRGNDNELSSVPSEDKNVEDSEYEIKTEDELERAKSVQEKLAEAILKESQSSSEPELSDTSTEEEAISVDKAPDKENKEHLKTLVEERSCEKNFTNEVVEEQKVFTEAEEEEDKISDHGDNTQEERVGEVGEDGKPTEDEARTQRDKSEEPGEPHLPVDGEVAQDDKIEDPFERSDVEATHNDEEKVEKGSAKPDSQHDESEQRAKSREEDESSVLEPSEEADEPAVPDIAEAEATSETMETKAESSEEQEALSCEEAPETGTDKMQADSEEAQVTVENSSRSPEECGDSTTEKTVDMHVEAVKTQSINDEIHVETKQQLSRTEEGEDDSQEENCGVRDESVEEHETAEMQSLTHLEEVTKAENKAEEINDESKVDESNEQTKNPPEGTECEEIQDEENKDEIRETEKDGNEEDECKISWGEPEAKTDDKGQASEEGSETEKVLREKDDEAGMLDNGEKEKVEGNKTDEEYEDITKNSVAQERETSEITEVPQKSQDTDLDTEKMKTSSEMIAESEKVSESKAAEGTEMHQPTLAVAESETGEREAEKESERGEIDAKNGESSFATEREPQEDEENAVTSDEKGQTNEPDEEIESTEVKELVMESGDNAEKQDSLTDQTPETGVPESDAKETDGSMVKHDEAAIRVSEPETFGAEIQEERNANEDVDEVENENKVYNLILNNAESDIGEVSPLGEISSAADVEETAKQKDEGTSRSITDKALETGENGEDTEEASKASEEGASVLRKPLAPNTEGEDVVGEGTPEALSRDDNTDMVTNWIQMHQTSKFFETFVEPLEDLRNEVPDAQISNPNGEEKESAELLRPESPTKMGRISEDGDIEDSRKETQAKAIEGGLQGSEEAGKKSPETNKEPDQHDSRGSQGNDKVSQEGNTPFTTEVETFSSSLKTKSDFENQSSGNANSGPGLIVKQTATDPSFKPEQSNSLNGQGDTDNTLNNISRDGHQITKLTTSHSADGSRQESCDEDVQTKTLERRFSGETRDTQIIEDIKHTLSKERLSTFSLFEHTSYPLLTTSGSDGGQ, from the exons CCAAGCTTGCCTCGACCAAACACGGCTCCTGGAAAGATGCAGAGGCCGGTGCGCCTAAAGCCCATACAGAGGAGAAGCTACACAGCTTTACCCAGACACATCTCACCTTACAGAAAAAGTACGTCCTTTCTGGAGAGCCAGCCGTTCAACTGCCTT AGGAGCTTCAAGTCCCGCAGACGTTTTACCCCAAAAGACAACTACCCTGGTCTCGACCGCTTCTGTCTCCCAGTCACCAAGAACTTTATAATACCAGTGCCCCCAGAGACACCCCCAAAAGTCACCCCCAGCAGCACCATCAGAAGCCGCAGACTGCGCCCCAGCACTTCTTCCAGTGGAGTTGAG GAACCCCCTTGGCTTAGGACCTCAGTTCACCAGAGTCGAGTGCGTGTGACCATGGTGTACTTTGGCAAACTGGTTCATCTCTCTGACCACCCATCCATTTTAAGGGATGAAATCAAAGTGCTACAGCAGCACTGTGGAGGAGAAAACTTGTGTGTGTACCAGGGAAAACTCTGCGAGGGAG ATGTTTTCCAGTTCCTTTCAAGGCGCCACAAAGGTTTTTCCTTCAGCTTGACCTTCTACCAGAACGGGTTGCTAGTGGAGCGGCTAAGCTCCTGCTGTGAATATAAACACAGTAAAGGCTCCCGAATCGGAGGAAGGCATGGACTCTTTGGCTTCTGTAGCATGGAAGGGGCGTCTCCTTGTTACAA GTGCATCTTAGCAATGAGCATGGACAGACAGCCCATTCCTCCTCCAAAGAAAGTCAAAGAAGAACAATCAGCCGCTAGCCTTAAAGATGAACCTGGGAAGGAATCAAATGCAAGTGAGGAGGAAGCTGCGTCAGACCAGGCGTTTGAGAGTAGTCATACACCTGAAATGGACACAACAGTCAGAAAACAGTCAGCCACTAGCCTTAAAGACGAAAATGAAATGGAGGCAGAGGCAACTGAGGAAGGAGCTGTTTCAAAACAGGAGTACACGAGCCATCAATCACCTGAAATGGACACAACAGTAATAGAACAGTCAGCATCTGTGGAGAGCAACATCATAAATG ATTATGAAGAAGACTTTGAAGCAGATAATGAAAGTTCTATGGAAGAAACAACATTGCAAGAAATGAAATCCCAGGATGAGGAGACAGAGGCCTGTGAGgttgaggaagaggaggacaatGGCG aaGAGAACAGGTCTCGTTCAGTCTCCGTCATGTCAGGTAGATGTACGGAGAAGACTGGTGTTGAAGCCACAATACCCTCAGAAGATGAGGAGAAAGAAGATAATACTAAAGAGGACAACCAAGCAGAAGCTGCTGCTCCTGTAAGTAAAAAAGTCAAATGGATAAACGAGGAAACCTCTCCCGGCATAGTCAAGTCCGCTTCGGTCAATAACTCAGAGTTACTGGACGACGCCATGGACAGCACAGGGATTGAAATTGCTGCCACCAGCGTCCTCCGGGGGAATGATAATGAACTGAGCTCTGTCCCCTCAGAAGACAAAAATGTAGAGGATTCTGAATATGAGATCAAAACTGAGGATGAGCTAGAGAGGG CCAAATCTGTGCAGGAGAAGCTGGCAGAAGCCATCCTGAAGGAGTCTCAGAGTAGCTCTGAGCCTGAATTGAGCGACACTAGTACCGAGGAAGAGGCGATATCTGTGGATAAAGCCcctgacaaagaaaacaaag aacaTCTGAAGACTCTGGTAGAAGAGAGGAGTTGTGAAAAAAATTTTACCAATGAAGTTGTAGAGGAACAAAAAGTGTTtacagaagcagaagaagaggaggacaaGATATCGGACCATGGTGACAACACTCAAGAAGAGAGAGTCGGTGAGGTTGGGGAGGATGGAAAGCCCACAGAGGATGAAGCCAGAACACAGAGGGATAAATCAGAGGAACCAGGTGAACCCCACCTCCCTGTAGACGGAGAGGTGGCACAAGATGACAAGATAGAGGATCCCTTTGAAAGAAGTGATGTTGAGGCTACCCATAATGATgaagaaaaagtggaaaaaggtTCAGCGAAACCTGACAGTCAGCATGATGAGTCGGAGCAAAGGGCAAAAAGCAGAGAAGAGGATGAGTCATCAGTATTAGAGCCAAGTGAGGAGGCCGATGAGCCAGCAGTGCCAGATATTGCTGAGGCAGAGGCTACAAGCGAGACGATGGAGACAAAAGCAGAATCGTCAGAGGAACAAGAGGCCCTCAGCTGTGAAGAGGCACCTGAGACCGGCACAGACAAGATGCAGGCAGACAGCGAGGAAGCTCAAGTCACAGTGGAGAATTCAAGCAGATCACCAGAGGAGTGTGGGGACTCCACAACTGAGAAAACAGTAGACATGCATGTGGAAGCTGTGAAAACCCAGAGCATTAATGATGAAATTCatgtagaaacaaaacagcaattGTCAAGAACTGAAGAGGGAGAGGATGACAGTCAAGAGGAAAACTGTGGGGTAAGAGACGAATCTGTGGAAGAACATGAAACAGCAGAGATGCAAAGCCTTACACATTTAGAGGAGGtaacaaaagctgaaaacaaagcagaagaaattaatGATGAAAGCAAGGTTGATGAAAGTAATGAGcaaactaaaaacccaccagaGGGGACCGAATGTGAAGAAATTCAAGATGAGGAGAATAAAGACGAAATTAGAGAGACTGAGAAAGATGGTAATGAAGAAGATGAGTGTAAAATCAGTTGGGGCGAACCTGAAGCCAAGACAGATGATAAAGGTCAAGCTAGCGAAGAAGGGAGTGAGACAGAGAAAGTTTTACGAGAAAAAGATGATGAAGCAGGAATGTTGGATAATGGTGAGAAGGAAAAAGTTGAAGGGAATAAAACCGATGAAGAATATGAAGATATAACCAAGAACAGTGTAGCACAGGAAAGAGAAACATCTGAGATCACAGAAGTACCTCAGAAAAGTCAAGATACTGACTTGgatacagaaaaaatgaaaacaagttcTGAAATGATCGCTGAGTCAGAGAAAGTCAGTGAAAGTAAAGCAGCAGAAGGGACTGAAATGCATCAGCCAACTCTAGCTGTTGCAGAATCTGAGACTGGTGAAAGAGAAGCAGAGAAGGAAAGTGAAAGAGGAGAAATAGACGCTAAAAATGGGGAGAGTTCTTTCGCGACTGAGCGTGAACCTCAAGAGGATGAGGAAAATGCTGTAACATCTGACGAGAAAGGACAAACGAATGAGCCAGATGAAGAAATTGAGAGCACAGAAGTAAAAGAGTTAGTTATGGAGTCTGGAGACAATGCCGAAAAACAAGACAGCTTGACTGATCAGACCCCAGAGACTGGTGTACCGGAAAGCGATGCCAAAGAAACGGATGGCAGCATGGTGAAGCATGATGAAGCTGCTATCAGGGTCTCAGAGCCAGAGACATTTGGAGCAGAAATACAAGAAGAGAGAAATGCCAATGAGGACGTAGATGAAGTTGAAAATGAGAACAAGGTGTACAATTTGATCCTAAACAACGCTGAGAGCGATATCGGTGAGGTGTCTCCTTTAGGCGAAATCTCTTCTGCTGCTGATGTGGAGGAAACAGCTAAGCAAAAAGATGAAGGGACATCTAGGTCTATAACTGACAAAGCACTAGAAACCGGAGAGAATGGAGAGGACACAGAGGAGGCAAGTAAGGCATCAGAGGAAGGAGCAAGTGTGCTGCGCAAACCTCTAGCTCCAAACACAGAGGGAGAAGATGTTGTCGGTGAAGGAACCCCAGAGGCTTTATCAAGAGATGACAATACGGATATGGTCACAAACTGGATACAAATGCACCAAACATCAAAGTTTTTTGAGACATTTGTTGAGCCTTTAGAAGATCTGAGGAATGAGGTCCCAGATGCACAGATATCCAACCCAAATggtgaagaaaaagaatctgCCGAGCTACTAAGACCAGAGAGCCCAACAAAGATGGGAAGGATCTCAGAGGATGGAGACATAGAGGACTCAAGAAAAGAAACTCAAGCTAAAGCTATTGAAGGTGGACTACAAGGCAGTGAGGAGGCCGGTAAGAAAAGCCctgaaacaaataaagagcCTGACCAACATGACAGTAGGGGATCACAAGGAAATGACAAAGTAAGTCAAGAGGGAAACACACCTTTTACAACTGAAGTGGAAACTTTCTCAAGTTCTCTCAAAACCAAAAGCGATTTTGAGAATCAAAGTAGTGGAAATGCAAACAGTGGTCCAGGCTTGATTGTGAAACAAACAGCCACAGACCCTTCATTCAAACCAGAACAATCAAACTCTCTGAACGGACAGGGCGACACAGACAACACATTGAACAACATCAGCCGAGACGGGCATCAAATAACGAAGCTCACAACATCTCACTCAGCTGATGGAAGCAGGCAAGAGTCCTGCGATGAAGATGTCCAAACTAAAACGTTAGAGCGACGCTTCAGTGGAGAGACAAGAGACACGCAAATCATCGAAGACATCAAACACACCCTGAGCAAAGAGCGCCTGAGCACTTTCTCATTGTTTGAACACACTTCTTATCCTTTACTGACCACTTCAGGGTCTGATGGTGGACAGTAA